The following coding sequences are from one Streptomyces angustmyceticus window:
- a CDS encoding cation:dicarboxylate symporter family transporter, protein MSAQTPPRGGTTEESAPVKRDRTHFLYIAVIGAVLLGILVGFAAPGVAVQLKPLGTGFVNLIKMMISPVIFCTIVLGVGSVRKAAKVGAVGGLALGYFMVMSTVALAIGLVVGNLLDPGSGLHLTESVRHAGHAQTEGGGESLSEFLLGMIPTTLLSAFTQQEVLQTLLVALLVGFALQALGTAGEPVLRGVGHLQKLVFRVLSMIMWAAPVGAFGAIAAVVGETGLDALKSLAVIMIGFYLTCLLFVIVVLGALLRLVAKVSIFQLLKYLGREFLLILSTSSSESALPRLIAKMEHLGVSRPVVGITVPTGYSFNLDGTAIYLTMSSLFVAEAMGKPLPLGQQISLLVFMVIASKGAAGVTGAGLATLAGGLQSHRPELVDGVGLIVGIDRFMSEARALTNFAGNAVATVLVGTWTKEIDKARVTEVLAGRMPFDEKTLADEAAPEPAVAEVAGPRDGEAEKTSAKV, encoded by the coding sequence GTGTCCGCACAGACCCCGCCGCGTGGGGGTACCACGGAGGAGAGCGCGCCGGTGAAGCGCGACCGGACCCACTTCCTCTATATCGCCGTGATCGGCGCGGTGCTGCTCGGCATCCTCGTGGGCTTCGCCGCCCCCGGCGTCGCCGTCCAGCTCAAGCCGCTGGGCACCGGGTTCGTGAACCTCATCAAGATGATGATCTCGCCGGTCATCTTCTGCACCATCGTGCTGGGCGTCGGCTCGGTGCGGAAGGCGGCCAAGGTCGGCGCGGTCGGCGGACTGGCCCTCGGCTACTTCATGGTGATGTCCACCGTGGCGCTCGCCATCGGCCTGGTCGTCGGCAACCTGCTGGACCCCGGCTCCGGCCTCCATCTGACCGAGTCCGTCCGGCACGCGGGCCACGCCCAGACCGAGGGCGGCGGGGAGTCGCTGTCCGAGTTCCTGCTCGGCATGATCCCCACCACGCTGCTCTCCGCCTTCACCCAGCAGGAGGTGCTCCAGACGCTGCTGGTGGCGCTCCTGGTCGGCTTCGCGCTGCAGGCGCTGGGCACGGCGGGCGAGCCGGTGCTGCGCGGGGTCGGGCACCTGCAGAAGCTGGTCTTCCGGGTGCTGTCCATGATCATGTGGGCGGCGCCGGTGGGGGCCTTCGGCGCCATCGCCGCGGTGGTCGGCGAGACCGGCCTGGACGCGCTGAAGTCGCTCGCCGTCATCATGATCGGCTTCTACCTCACCTGTCTGCTGTTCGTGATCGTGGTGCTCGGCGCGCTGCTCCGGCTGGTCGCCAAGGTCAGCATCTTCCAGCTGCTGAAGTACCTCGGCCGGGAGTTCCTGCTGATCCTGTCCACCTCCTCCTCGGAGTCGGCGCTGCCCCGGCTGATCGCGAAGATGGAGCACCTGGGCGTCAGCCGGCCGGTGGTCGGCATCACCGTCCCCACCGGCTACAGCTTCAACCTCGACGGCACCGCCATCTACCTGACGATGTCCTCGCTGTTCGTGGCCGAGGCGATGGGCAAGCCGCTGCCGCTCGGGCAGCAGATCTCGCTGCTGGTGTTCATGGTCATCGCCTCGAAGGGTGCGGCGGGCGTCACCGGCGCGGGCCTGGCGACCCTGGCCGGCGGCCTGCAGTCGCACCGCCCCGAACTGGTCGACGGCGTGGGCCTGATCGTCGGCATCGACCGCTTCATGAGCGAGGCGCGGGCCCTGACCAACTTCGCCGGCAACGCGGTGGCCACCGTCCTGGTCGGCACCTGGACCAAGGAGATCGACAAGGCCCGGGTGACGGAGGTGCTGGCCGGCCGGATGCCGTTCGACGAGAAGACGCTGGCCGACGAGGCCGCCCCGGAGCCGGCCGTCGCCGAGGTCGCCGGGCCGCGGGACGGCGAGGCGGAGAAGACGTCCGCGAAGGTCTGA
- a CDS encoding sensor histidine kinase — protein sequence MRLPRPRPSRRLRGPRSLAGQLFAMQVVLVAVVVMGCALFAYVSAGRQAEETARRQATAAATAVADSPAVVAAARTKNPTAALQPYAERLRYDAGVDFVVVMAPDGTRWTHPEPSAIGKKYLGHIGPALHGTVFPETHMGVLGPSVRVVAPVRDPQRGGRITALVSSGITIETISEQLRNQVLALVGVAAGALALGGLGTYVINARLRRHTHGMNAAELGRMHEYHQAALHAVREGLLMLDGQRRVALINDGGRELLGLSDDAVGRLVTELGLPQPLTEALLAPGPRVDELQLTHERVLVVNSAPVSGGERRGSVVTLRDHTELQALSGELDSVRGFTEALRSQAHEAANRLHTVVSLIELGRAEEAVEFATAELELAQALTDQVVGAVAEPVLAALLLGKAAQANERGVELTLTPDSRIDDGLLPPGLPARDLVTVLGNLLDNALDAAAPTPEHTAAEPPRVRVTARADGGELLLRVADNGPGVSAEAAEEIFRRGWSTKHGQDAPARGRGLGLALVQQAVRRNGGTVVLDRTPGGGARFTVRLPLRAGATA from the coding sequence ATGCGACTCCCCCGACCCCGCCCCTCCCGACGGCTGCGCGGCCCCCGCAGCCTCGCCGGGCAGCTGTTCGCCATGCAGGTCGTGCTGGTGGCGGTGGTCGTCATGGGCTGTGCGCTCTTCGCGTACGTCAGCGCCGGGCGGCAGGCCGAGGAGACCGCGCGGCGGCAGGCGACCGCGGCGGCCACCGCCGTCGCCGACTCCCCCGCGGTGGTGGCCGCGGCCCGCACCAAGAACCCGACCGCCGCGCTGCAGCCGTACGCCGAGCGGCTGCGGTACGACGCCGGCGTCGACTTCGTGGTGGTGATGGCCCCGGACGGGACCCGCTGGACGCACCCCGAGCCCTCCGCGATCGGCAAGAAGTACCTGGGGCACATCGGCCCCGCGCTGCACGGCACGGTCTTCCCCGAGACGCACATGGGGGTGCTCGGGCCGTCCGTACGGGTCGTCGCGCCGGTCCGCGATCCACAGCGCGGCGGCCGGATCACGGCCCTGGTCAGCTCCGGGATCACCATCGAGACGATCAGCGAGCAGCTGCGCAACCAGGTCCTGGCCCTGGTGGGCGTGGCCGCCGGGGCGCTGGCGCTCGGCGGCCTGGGGACGTACGTGATCAACGCCCGGCTGCGGCGCCACACCCACGGGATGAACGCGGCCGAGCTCGGCCGGATGCACGAGTACCACCAGGCCGCGCTGCACGCCGTGCGCGAGGGGCTCTTGATGCTCGACGGGCAGCGCAGGGTCGCCCTGATCAACGACGGCGGGCGGGAGCTGCTGGGGCTGTCGGACGACGCGGTGGGCCGCCTGGTCACCGAGCTGGGGCTGCCGCAGCCGCTGACCGAGGCGCTGCTGGCACCCGGCCCCCGCGTCGACGAACTGCAGCTGACCCACGAGCGGGTGCTGGTCGTCAACTCCGCGCCGGTCTCCGGCGGGGAGCGGCGCGGCAGCGTCGTGACCCTGCGCGATCACACCGAACTCCAGGCGCTGTCCGGCGAGTTGGACTCGGTGCGCGGTTTCACCGAGGCGCTGCGCTCACAGGCCCACGAGGCCGCCAACCGGCTGCACACCGTGGTCTCGCTGATCGAACTGGGGCGGGCCGAGGAGGCCGTGGAGTTCGCGACCGCGGAGCTGGAGCTGGCGCAGGCGCTGACCGACCAGGTCGTCGGCGCGGTCGCCGAGCCGGTGCTCGCCGCGCTGCTGCTCGGCAAGGCCGCGCAGGCCAACGAGCGCGGCGTGGAGCTGACCCTGACCCCCGACAGCCGGATCGACGACGGGCTGCTGCCGCCCGGACTGCCCGCCCGTGACCTGGTGACGGTGCTGGGCAACCTCCTCGACAACGCCCTGGACGCCGCCGCGCCCACCCCGGAGCACACCGCCGCCGAGCCGCCGCGGGTGCGCGTCACGGCGCGGGCGGACGGCGGCGAACTGCTGCTGCGGGTCGCGGACAACGGCCCCGGGGTGTCCGCGGAAGCCGCCGAGGAGATCTTCCGGCGCGGCTGGAGCACCAAGCACGGGCAGGACGCGCCCGCCCGGGGCCGCGGTCTGGGCCTGGCCCTGGTCCAGCAGGCGGTACGCCGCAACGGCGGCACCGTCGTCCTGGACCGGACCCCCGGCGGCGGCGCGCGGTTCACCGTACGGCTGCCGCTGCGGGCGGGGGCGACGGCATGA
- a CDS encoding response regulator, whose amino-acid sequence MTAARIRVLVVEDDPVAADAHALYVGRVPGFTVSGTVHSGGDARRHLETHAVDLLLLDLYLPDGHGLQLVRTLRAASHTADIIAVTSARDLAMVREGVSLGVVQYVLKPFTFATLRDRLTRYAQFRATTGEASGQDEVDRAIAALRAPRPAALPKGLTAATLQAVTEVLRAAGSGLTATEAAADVGISRITARRYLEHLVESGRAARAPQYGQVGRPELRYRWSGH is encoded by the coding sequence ATGACCGCCGCCCGGATCCGGGTCCTGGTCGTCGAGGACGATCCGGTCGCCGCCGACGCGCACGCCCTGTACGTGGGGCGGGTGCCCGGCTTCACGGTGTCCGGGACCGTCCACTCCGGCGGCGACGCCCGCCGCCACCTCGAAACGCACGCCGTCGATCTGCTGCTGCTCGACCTCTACCTGCCCGACGGCCACGGGCTGCAGCTGGTGCGCACGCTGCGCGCGGCCAGCCACACCGCCGACATCATCGCGGTCACCTCCGCCCGGGACCTGGCGATGGTGCGCGAGGGCGTCTCGCTGGGCGTGGTGCAGTACGTGCTGAAGCCGTTCACCTTCGCGACCCTGCGCGACCGGCTCACCCGCTACGCCCAGTTCCGCGCCACCACCGGCGAGGCGAGCGGACAGGACGAGGTGGACCGGGCGATCGCCGCGCTGCGCGCCCCGCGTCCGGCCGCGCTGCCCAAGGGGCTGACCGCGGCCACCCTGCAGGCGGTGACCGAGGTGCTGCGGGCCGCGGGGAGCGGGCTGACGGCGACCGAGGCGGCCGCCGACGTGGGCATCTCCCGGATCACCGCCCGCCGTTACCTCGAACACCTCGTGGAGAGCGGGCGTGCGGCCCGCGCGCCCCAGTACGGCCAGGTCGGCCGCCCGGAACTGCGCTACCGGTGGTCGGGCCACTGA
- a CDS encoding helix-turn-helix domain-containing protein: protein MPMNTPAGEPSRTPFQAGAARRLREALGMTPAHVAYGIRAAFGLPVAPATVASWERGEGAPTEAELTALAGALWCAPGELLDAPDTLRAHRLARGLAPGDLALRIGMDRAAYERLETGGKWSGNDRQAAALAEALRLPLPALIRFTGRDEKLTALLTSAATTRWQGCVRPVGKIVPLPKARLQAVLQGLHRDYQATMTATLHWGDSPRAEESGRAGRAFLDGILAEFWARAGESRH, encoded by the coding sequence GTGCCGATGAACACGCCCGCCGGGGAGCCGAGCAGAACCCCTTTCCAGGCCGGGGCCGCCCGCCGGCTGCGCGAGGCCCTCGGAATGACCCCCGCCCATGTCGCCTACGGCATCCGGGCCGCCTTCGGCCTACCGGTGGCGCCGGCCACGGTGGCGTCCTGGGAACGGGGCGAGGGCGCCCCCACCGAGGCCGAACTGACCGCGCTGGCCGGCGCGCTGTGGTGCGCGCCGGGCGAGCTGCTCGACGCGCCGGACACCCTGCGCGCCCACCGCCTCGCCCGCGGCCTCGCCCCGGGGGACCTCGCGCTGCGCATCGGCATGGACCGGGCCGCGTACGAACGCCTGGAGACCGGCGGGAAGTGGAGCGGCAACGACCGGCAGGCCGCGGCGCTCGCCGAGGCGCTGCGGCTGCCGCTGCCCGCGCTGATCCGCTTCACCGGCCGGGACGAGAAGCTGACCGCCCTGCTGACCAGCGCCGCCACCACCCGCTGGCAGGGCTGCGTCCGGCCGGTCGGCAAGATCGTCCCCCTGCCCAAGGCGCGGCTCCAGGCCGTCCTGCAAGGGCTGCACCGCGACTATCAGGCGACCATGACGGCTACGCTCCACTGGGGCGACTCGCCCCGTGCCGAGGAATCCGGCCGGGCCGGGCGGGCCTTTCTCGACGGCATCCTCGCGGAATTCTGGGCGCGGGCCGGCGAATCGCGGCACTGA
- a CDS encoding ABC transporter ATP-binding protein: protein MSHAAALPGFPGSPASTRAGAAVAARATDLNKVYGQGETRVVALDSVSVDFRKARFTAIMGPSGSGKSTLMHCMAGLDTISSGSARIGDVELGSLNDKQLTRLRRDKIGFIFQAFNLLPTLSALENITLPMDIAGRKPDREWLNAVIETVGLSGRLAHRPAQLSGGQQQRVAVARALAAQPEIIFADEPTGNLDSRSGAEVLGFLRESVRAMEQTVVMVTHDPVAAGYADRVVFLADGRIVEELDDPTADAVLDRMRLFDSKGRTS, encoded by the coding sequence GTGTCCCACGCGGCCGCCCTTCCGGGTTTTCCCGGCTCCCCCGCCTCCACTCGCGCCGGCGCCGCCGTCGCCGCCCGCGCCACGGACCTGAACAAGGTCTACGGCCAGGGGGAGACCCGCGTGGTCGCGCTGGACTCCGTCTCGGTCGATTTCCGCAAGGCCCGGTTCACCGCGATCATGGGCCCCTCCGGCTCCGGAAAGTCCACGCTGATGCACTGCATGGCGGGCCTGGACACGATCTCCTCCGGCTCGGCCCGGATCGGCGACGTGGAACTCGGGTCGCTGAACGACAAGCAGCTCACGCGGCTGCGCCGGGACAAGATCGGCTTCATCTTCCAGGCGTTCAACCTGCTGCCGACGCTGTCCGCGCTGGAGAACATCACGCTGCCGATGGACATCGCGGGCCGCAAGCCCGACCGGGAGTGGCTCAACGCGGTCATCGAGACCGTCGGCCTGTCCGGACGGCTCGCGCACCGGCCGGCGCAGCTCTCCGGCGGCCAGCAGCAGCGGGTCGCGGTCGCCCGCGCGCTGGCCGCCCAGCCGGAGATCATCTTCGCCGACGAGCCGACCGGCAACCTCGACTCCCGCTCCGGCGCCGAAGTGCTGGGCTTCCTGCGGGAGTCGGTGCGGGCGATGGAGCAGACGGTCGTGATGGTCACCCATGACCCGGTCGCCGCGGGCTACGCGGACCGGGTGGTCTTCCTCGCGGACGGCCGGATCGTCGAGGAGCTCGACGACCCCACCGCGGACGCCGTCCTGGACCGGATGCGGCTCTTCGACTCCAAGGGCCGTACCAGCTGA
- a CDS encoding ABC transporter permease has translation MLRTALRNVLAHKARLMMTALAVLLGVAFVAGTLIFSDTVGSAVKKASEKNLDGVAVSVQAVAPEDGPDTGKDGKRTTLVDEKLADTIRALPGVQSVRRNVNGTATVAGPDNAPLGNDWQNLAANFQPDKDGHDPRYPLLRGRGPAADDEVALDEATAKASGRKIGDSVRLATDGPVLTKRLVGIVSTDDPQVTAGGSLTLFDTATAQKLFLHPGQFDELVIGAAPGADQQALTAKVDEVLPKNRATATSGTELAAEQSKMVAGQNKALTQTLLTFAGIALFVGVFIIANTFTMLISQRSREIALMRAIGASRRQVVRSVLAEAALLGLISSAVGFALGIGLAVGLRAVLEANGAGFPDGPVIISPAAVLSALGVGVVVTVLAAWLPSRKAAKIAPVEALNTVEAPPALRSLVLRNSLGAVITGLGVATMFYVSTLEKSDDMPIAMVGGILTLTGVIILAPLLSRPLVSLAGVVTTRLFGISGKLAKENTLRNPRRTAATASALMIGLTLITGMTVVGNSAGQAMDKMTAQGLKADYKIGTTSSGLDPELSRKVADIPGVEATAPLRGTGFQTPDSTMSLMGTDLGAIGKVTQLDFISGSLTGAGGNDIAVSQEMAKMKGWHTGDTLDATFFDKKKAKLKIVGIYADNELIGDSIGTASLAAPHQVEPKVETLLVKAQDGPSEGLEKQIRHTLGDSPLLKVQNHDDLRKENAANIDMVVNVSYGLLGMAVIIAVVGVVNTLAMSVFERTREIGMLRAIGLARSGIKQMVRLESVVIALFGAGLGIAVGVFCSWAVGHLISKGLPTYELLLPWGRLALFVLIAAAVGVLAALWPARRAARLNMLEAIGAQ, from the coding sequence ATGCTGCGTACCGCCCTGCGCAACGTCCTTGCGCACAAAGCCCGATTGATGATGACCGCGCTCGCGGTCCTGCTCGGCGTCGCCTTCGTCGCCGGCACCCTCATCTTCAGCGACACCGTCGGCTCGGCCGTCAAGAAGGCGTCCGAGAAGAACCTCGACGGAGTGGCCGTCTCCGTCCAGGCCGTCGCCCCCGAGGACGGCCCGGACACCGGCAAGGACGGCAAGCGGACCACCCTTGTCGACGAGAAGCTGGCCGACACCATCCGCGCACTGCCCGGCGTGCAGTCCGTACGCCGCAACGTCAACGGGACGGCCACCGTCGCCGGCCCGGACAATGCGCCGCTCGGCAACGACTGGCAGAACCTCGCCGCCAACTTCCAGCCGGACAAGGACGGCCACGACCCCCGCTACCCGCTGCTGCGGGGCCGCGGACCGGCCGCCGACGACGAGGTCGCGCTGGACGAGGCGACCGCGAAGGCGTCCGGCCGCAAGATCGGTGACTCCGTGCGGCTCGCCACCGACGGCCCGGTGCTGACGAAGCGGCTGGTCGGCATCGTCTCCACCGACGACCCGCAGGTCACCGCGGGCGGCAGCCTGACGCTCTTCGACACCGCCACCGCGCAGAAGCTGTTCCTGCACCCCGGTCAGTTCGACGAGCTGGTGATCGGTGCCGCGCCCGGCGCCGATCAGCAGGCGCTGACCGCCAAGGTCGACGAGGTGCTGCCCAAGAACCGCGCCACGGCGACCAGCGGCACCGAGCTCGCCGCCGAGCAGTCCAAGATGGTCGCCGGCCAGAACAAGGCCCTGACCCAGACGCTGCTGACCTTCGCCGGGATCGCGCTGTTCGTCGGCGTCTTCATCATCGCCAACACCTTCACCATGCTGATCTCCCAGCGCAGCCGGGAGATCGCCCTGATGCGTGCGATCGGCGCCTCCCGCCGTCAGGTGGTGCGCTCGGTCCTCGCGGAGGCGGCCCTGCTGGGCCTGATCTCGTCGGCCGTCGGATTCGCGCTGGGCATCGGCCTCGCCGTGGGTCTGCGGGCGGTGCTCGAAGCCAATGGCGCGGGCTTCCCGGACGGTCCGGTCATCATCAGCCCGGCCGCGGTGCTCTCCGCGCTCGGTGTGGGCGTCGTGGTGACCGTGCTGGCCGCCTGGCTGCCGTCCCGCAAGGCGGCGAAGATCGCCCCGGTGGAGGCGCTCAACACCGTCGAGGCGCCGCCGGCACTGCGCAGCCTGGTGCTCCGCAACTCCCTCGGCGCGGTCATCACCGGCCTCGGCGTCGCGACCATGTTCTACGTCTCCACACTGGAGAAGTCCGACGACATGCCGATCGCGATGGTGGGCGGCATCCTGACGCTGACCGGCGTCATCATCCTCGCGCCGCTGCTGTCCCGGCCGCTGGTCTCGCTGGCGGGCGTCGTCACCACCCGGCTCTTCGGCATCAGCGGCAAGCTGGCCAAGGAGAACACGCTGCGCAACCCCCGCCGTACGGCGGCGACCGCCTCGGCGCTGATGATCGGCCTCACCCTGATCACCGGTATGACGGTCGTCGGGAACTCGGCCGGGCAGGCCATGGACAAGATGACGGCACAGGGGCTGAAGGCCGACTACAAGATCGGGACCACGTCCTCCGGTCTGGACCCCGAGCTGTCGCGGAAGGTGGCGGACATCCCGGGCGTCGAGGCGACGGCTCCGCTGCGCGGCACGGGCTTCCAGACCCCCGACTCCACCATGAGCCTGATGGGCACCGACCTCGGCGCGATCGGCAAGGTCACCCAACTGGACTTCATCAGCGGCTCGTTGACCGGCGCCGGGGGCAATGACATCGCGGTCTCCCAGGAGATGGCCAAGATGAAGGGCTGGCACACCGGCGACACCCTGGACGCCACCTTCTTCGACAAGAAGAAGGCGAAGCTCAAGATCGTCGGAATCTACGCGGACAACGAGCTGATCGGCGACTCGATCGGCACCGCCTCACTGGCGGCGCCGCACCAGGTCGAGCCGAAGGTCGAGACGCTGCTGGTCAAGGCCCAGGACGGCCCGTCGGAGGGGCTGGAGAAGCAGATCCGGCACACCCTCGGCGACAGCCCGCTGCTGAAGGTCCAGAACCACGACGACCTGCGCAAGGAGAACGCCGCGAACATCGACATGGTGGTCAACGTCTCCTACGGGCTGCTGGGCATGGCCGTCATCATCGCGGTGGTGGGCGTCGTCAACACCCTCGCCATGTCGGTCTTCGAGCGGACCCGCGAGATCGGGATGCTGCGGGCGATCGGGCTGGCCCGCAGCGGCATCAAGCAGATGGTCCGGCTGGAGTCGGTGGTCATCGCGCTGTTCGGCGCGGGCCTGGGCATCGCGGTGGGGGTCTTCTGCTCCTGGGCCGTCGGCCACCTGATCAGCAAGGGCCTGCCCACCTACGAGCTGCTGCTGCCCTGGGGCCGGCTCGCGCTGTTCGTGCTGATCGCGGCGGCCGTGGGGGTGCTGGCCGCGCTCTGGCCGGCCCGCCGCGCGGCCCGGCTGAACATGCTGGAGGCCATCGGCGCCCAGTGA
- a CDS encoding ATP-dependent 6-phosphofructokinase: MRIGVLTAGGDCPGLNAVIRSVVHRALTGHDDEVIGFEDGFKGLLEGRFRKLDLDAVSGILARGGTILGSSRLERNRLREACERSKDLSKDYGIDVLIPIGGEGTLTAARMLADAGMPVVGVPKTIDNDISSTDRTFGFDTAVGVATEAIDRLKTTAESHQRVMVVEVMGRHAGWIALESGMAGGAHGICLPERPFDVNDLVTMVEERFARGKKFAVVCVAEGAHPAEETMDYKKGAIDQFGHERFSGIGNHLAVELEKRLGKEARPVILGHVQRGGTPTAYDRVLATRFGWHAVEAAHRGDFGRMTALRGTDITMVPLHEAVTELKTVPAWRMDEAESVF; this comes from the coding sequence ATGCGTATCGGAGTCCTCACCGCAGGCGGCGACTGTCCTGGCCTGAACGCTGTGATCCGGTCTGTCGTCCACCGCGCGCTCACCGGACACGACGACGAGGTCATCGGCTTCGAGGACGGCTTCAAGGGTCTGCTCGAAGGCCGTTTCCGCAAGCTCGACCTCGACGCGGTCAGCGGCATCCTCGCCCGCGGCGGCACCATCCTCGGCTCGTCCCGGCTGGAGCGCAACCGCCTGCGCGAAGCCTGCGAGAGGTCCAAGGACCTCTCCAAGGACTACGGCATCGACGTCCTGATCCCGATCGGCGGCGAGGGCACCCTCACCGCCGCCCGGATGCTCGCGGACGCCGGGATGCCGGTCGTCGGCGTCCCCAAGACCATCGACAACGACATCTCCTCCACCGACCGCACCTTCGGCTTCGACACCGCCGTCGGGGTCGCCACGGAGGCGATCGACCGCCTCAAGACCACCGCGGAGTCGCACCAGCGGGTCATGGTGGTCGAGGTGATGGGACGGCACGCCGGCTGGATCGCGCTGGAGTCGGGGATGGCCGGTGGCGCCCACGGCATCTGCCTGCCCGAGCGTCCCTTCGATGTGAACGACCTGGTCACGATGGTCGAGGAGCGGTTCGCCCGGGGCAAGAAGTTCGCGGTCGTCTGCGTCGCCGAGGGGGCCCACCCGGCCGAGGAGACCATGGACTACAAGAAGGGCGCGATCGACCAGTTCGGCCACGAGCGGTTCAGCGGCATCGGCAACCACCTCGCCGTCGAGCTGGAGAAGCGCCTGGGCAAGGAGGCCCGCCCGGTCATCCTCGGCCACGTCCAGCGCGGCGGCACCCCCACCGCGTACGACCGGGTGCTCGCCACCCGCTTCGGCTGGCACGCCGTCGAGGCCGCGCACCGCGGCGACTTCGGCCGGATGACCGCGCTGCGCGGCACCGACATCACGATGGTGCCGCTGCACGAGGCGGTCACCGAGCTCAAGACGGTGCCCGCGTGGCGGATGGACGAGGCCGAGTCGGTCTTCTGA